In Alphaproteobacteria bacterium, one DNA window encodes the following:
- the smpB gene encoding SsrA-binding protein SmpB encodes MLYKDFAMKKQTISKNKKAYFDFFITDTIEAGIVLTGSEVKSLRLGGASIAESYADIIESGELFLVNSYIKEYEQSGKHLQHEPKRIRKLLLHKKELRKFSGEISKKGITIVPLHMYFNENGKVKIELGIAKGKKKHDKRESIKERDWNRDKARIMKNKI; translated from the coding sequence TATAAAGATTTTGCTATGAAGAAACAAACAATATCAAAGAATAAAAAAGCTTACTTCGATTTTTTTATAACAGATACAATCGAAGCGGGTATAGTATTGACTGGCTCTGAAGTTAAATCTTTAAGGCTTGGAGGAGCAAGCATAGCAGAATCTTATGCTGATATCATAGAATCTGGAGAATTATTCTTAGTTAATTCTTATATAAAAGAGTATGAACAATCTGGAAAGCATTTACAACATGAACCTAAGAGGATTAGAAAGCTTTTATTGCATAAAAAAGAGCTTAGAAAATTCTCTGGAGAAATCTCTAAGAAAGGAATAACAATAGTTCCTTTACATATGTATTTTAATGAAAATGGTAAAGTTAAAATTGAACTAGGCATAGCTAAAGGTAAGAAAAAGCATGACAAAAGAGAAAGCATAAAAGAGAGAGATTGGAATCGCGATAAAGCTCGTATCATGAAGAATAAAATATAA